The Ciona intestinalis unplaced genomic scaffold, KH HT000037.2, whole genome shotgun sequence genomic sequence TTTTGTGGTCAAAATTGTTACACATATTTGCTAAGTAGCATTTGTAAACGCATAAGAGTGAATACAAAACcttattattttgttgctaGATTCTTAGCACCGAAGGCATCACGTTCAAGAGAATTTTTGACCGGCAGTGACACCTGAAGCATACCCATTATCCATATGTACACAAAAtgatattaataatttaaaatatacacttCATTTTACATGAACAAAAACTGTACATTTCTATCATAGACATGAAAACTCTATAAGTAGTGAATTTTGAGACAGAACGCACGTTTTACCCAAAATATTCTGGCGTTTATTATATatcaacatttaaaattgtaaaaccgttaacaaaattcaattttatgaCTGTGAATGCGCCATATAAAGGCATTGAAGATTATTGTGTCACGCTCGTTTCGGGCACAGCGTATATTTGTGGTTGCTGGCTCTGTTAGCATAAGCGATTTgctttgttatttaaagagCTGTAGCCTATGTACTTATAAAGCCTATGGCGTATAGACGTTGTACGTTACAAGTACAGGTATAGTTCTTTATTGTAAGGACATCGGCagtgtttataaacattaatatCATGAGTAAAAACAGCCCAAAAGAGTTATTAGAGATGGCCCGAGAAGCTAAAAAGTTTGCCTATAACCCATACAGCAAATTTCGAGTTGGTGCAGCACTTGTAACAAAAGAGGGTCGAATATTCACTGGGTGTAATGTTGAAAATGTCGGTTTTACATCAACAATATGTGCCGAACGAACTGCAATATGCAAAGCGATATCGGAGGGATACAGAGACTTCGTAGAAATAGCTGTTACATCGTAAGTAAACTTGAATGGAATATGGAAGTATGCGGCTTTGAAATCTAAATTGAGCAAGGCTGCGTTTACACCATATAGATACATGCAAGTGCCAAATTTGGTCTTGGCAGGGGCTGCAGCGAGCGCGCCAATACGCATGCGCAGAAgctcagaaaaaaaatattatcaccctaattaaaatttatgtaacCGACTGTCCAACTTGGTCCGGGTATATGGTCTACAACTCTACATGCTGAAATGCAAGTTTCAAAATTGTTAACTACTCCGAACTTTGTTACTATAACACAAGGGTTCCCAAACCGCGGCCCTCGGGAGCAAAATACATGACCCTCGGAGGCCTTTTGGTCCGATACCTCAAATGGTTTTTGAGTTATCGAAATTAACCATATATCGGACCAATAGTTGGTTTCATAAACTCGAATGGTCATTTCACATCTAATGGACGTGACCGCGTGGCTTTTCTGGTCAAAATAagcaaaatatctgcaaccgtttgcaaccgtagttttattaggggttccaaaaaatgtgaaactttttcttttttacgaAGTTTAAACCATTCTAGAACTATTGTTTAATACCAGCATATGCGTCGAACTTCTTGACCTATTCGTTATAACCGCAACACGAGTCGCATTACAAAAATAGCAAGAAAAACCTTGCCTTGCGGCCCGTCGCATAATTATGATTTCACGTATTGGCCCTCATATTTTGAGACCCCTGCTATAACAgtataagtaaaataaaagttacgtTAAAGTATATTACAGGGACTTGGAGGATGAAATAGTGACACCGTGCGGCGTATGTAGACAAACTCTCAGTGAGGTAAAAATtgatatattgttattttatattcttataaattatttatatcttgTAGTTTGGAAGCAATATTAAGGTATACTGCTCCAAAAGCGACCTCGGTTTTGAAGAGTTCACCCTAAAAGAATTGCTTCCACGGGCATTTGAAAACAATCACCTCGAATCATTTCAAGCAACGATCAAAAACACTTCAGCCTAAACTAAAactattatacagtagggtgggggataatggaacactttttcattctattctctcattccatttggcagtaaacaaataacatttaaaggattataaaaccgtatcgtcacgacttccaattgttaattgtttaaaactcggatcgagatatttggatattttatcttttttagtactatatataactttttggggtaagatgggataccggtTTCAACAATTCacgctgttttagagttgCGGGACCACGGATgtgtataattatgtaaatactatttgtttactaccaaatgaaacgagaagAGACAATAAATACagatcccatcttaccccacccttctCTATTtggcaacaaaaaaaaactacttaaaataggttacataccaGTTTTTGTTTACCCTAAACACCAAAATATTatgcaaaactttaaaatattgttctgATTCGTGAATATACATGATTGTACCACAAAAGGCTGCGTATATATTGGCATTCCACACTATAATGTTACATAAATTGACAACGTTACGTGGTTTCCGTTCTTGTTGTCATATGCGTGACGCATCTTTTGAAAAAGCTGTATACATTTCATTACAAAATTGGTAGACTCAGCTTTCGGACAGTCCAAGCGAATGGAAGATAATATATTAAGCtactaaaaatgtttaacactGTTGTTATTGCCAAGTTACTAACTATTCCGAGTTACTGGACGACAGAGTCTAAAGGTATTCCGAAAAGCGCACTGTGTGTTACCTAAGCAATATTGTCTACTCTACAGTGTACTGACGAGTGACGACTATGCTGTTGAGTGTCTAAAGTACACAACGAATCTAGAGTAGagacatatataaaaaaatatatgtgtgtgtaatATCAGCATAGGGTTTAGGATAGAAAATGTAGGTTAATTATTAAGttgtatttcattttattgtaactaaaaatactttaaccaATAGCATTTCTTTTTGTGATTGTTAAATCTATCGTTATCGAGTTTATACGCCAGTCGCTTACCACAGGCTTATACATTATTAATGTCACGCTTACTGTGAACAACTTAACAACAAACCAACACTGCAAATGGCGTATAACAGAGATAGCTCACTGTAAATAGGCTATCACACTTCCACCACACACACTACCATTGTAAATACGAAAACACGTAGCAGTTTAACCAGAGTAACTGCCGAGGGCGGAGAAGTTTAGAAACTATATGGTTTCTGCAGACTATAATGTCATAGAATAGTGCAGAATTTTAGTATCGCTTGTacgaaaactttattttgactTTATTCAGACGAATTTAAGTAGATTACTaatactgtttatttattcagtatGGCTACAAAATATACGACGCCTGAAGCTCTCATTGCATTGGCTGATGGGGCAAAACAAAGAGCGTATTGTCCGTACAGCAAGTTCCAAGTTGGTGCAGCGGTAGTGGTGGAAAATGGAGATGTTTTCACAGGATGTAATGTAGAGAACGCGTGTTATCCAGTTGGTGTTTGTGCGGAAAGAACTGCTATATGTAAAGCTGTATCTGAAGGCCACACAAAGCTGGTTGCAGTGGCGGTAATTACGTAAGTAGatttttgatttcatttaaaataaggCTCGTTTACAGATTGTGTTCTgttgtgaaataaaatatcgACGCTTTCAAGAGAAACAACCAAAGGATTAAACAAGCAAAACAAAGCAAATATTAGCAGATGATTAAAATGTGGGTGTGTCTTTACAGAAATGGAAAGACTGTGAATTTTCCTTGTGGACTTTGTAGACAAAGCATTAGAGAGGTTTGTACATTGGCTTGCTTTATTTAGGTTTCATTACTTACCGTCgctgatttttatttatttatagtttggTACTGACGTGACAATATACTGTGCCAAAAAAGACCGGAGTTACCAGACACACAAACTGAAAGAACTGTTGCCTTTGTCGTTTGGTGCAGAAAATTTGATTCAATGAAAATAGTTTtgatatacatttttaattatcgCCGCTAAAACTTCATGTACGCCATAATCAGTGGTTGAccaacagtaaacaaaaacaaaacattcacaTCGAAACTTATCAATTTATTTTGGAACTCCatatatgttaatatgtaCAGCACTGCTACAAAAGTAATACAGAAAATTGTGCGGCTACCTCACACTCTATATGGCTACAACCAGCAACTAAACGCCAAATCTGGAGAAAAACGGTGGAAAAACAGATTCCCGCTGTTGtagcatatttatatatgtcaCAAAATGTGAGTCGAAGTAAAAAGACAGATCATAAACAGTTTGGCTGCATCAAATTCTTCATTACTCGACGCATATTGAAGGCACACAGGTGGTTTATATAACAAGTGTTAAAACCAAGTAAAACATCTTTTGTACAATAGCGTGAAACACCAGTGTTTGCAATTAAGAAATGTAcagtgttaaattaaaaccaaaatctTTACAGAACagaaagtatttaaaatatattttaacgatCATGGTAAAGCATTGCACACTTTATCATTGGGCAGTTAAATTAACCATACCTGGCCCttatgaaaaaataacttGGTATCTTGGTGCAGAATGCAAAACGAATCAT encodes the following:
- the LOC113474019 gene encoding cytidine deaminase-like, with product MSKNSPKELLEMAREAKKFAYNPYSKFRVGAALVTKEGRIFTGCNVENVGFTSTICAERTAICKAISEGYRDFVEIAVTSDLEDEIVTPCGVCRQTLSEFGSNIKVYCSKSDLGFEEFTLKELLPRAFENNHLESFQATIKNTSA
- the LOC100178005 gene encoding cytidine deaminase-like, with the protein product MATKYTTPEALIALADGAKQRAYCPYSKFQVGAAVVVENGDVFTGCNVENACYPVGVCAERTAICKAVSEGHTKLVAVAVITNGKTVNFPCGLCRQSIREFGTDVTIYCAKKDRSYQTHKLKELLPLSFGAENLIQ